A stretch of Balearica regulorum gibbericeps isolate bBalReg1 chromosome 28, bBalReg1.pri, whole genome shotgun sequence DNA encodes these proteins:
- the DENND4B gene encoding DENN domain-containing protein 4B isoform X1 translates to MSDEKPPQLVDYFVVAGLTDTSRPLEEDNQQHRLARPSEPITDVAVIIRSQGEEVPHGFTCIESTTSGHPVDLNAGLLNNPQMFICYKRGRDKPPLIELGVHYEGKDRPKPGYKILDTTPYSRSANLNSGGPGHQRTFLTYRRAAEPHGHNTLGVTDICLVMPSKGESTPHTFCRVDKNLNTSMWGPAVFLCYKIAMAKANTLVYEAGLLGRYPEQDSESFPLPESVPVFCLPMGATIESWPADTKYPLPVFSTFVLTGASGDKVYGAAIQFHEAFPRERLSEKQSLRLGLLSVVDRRPVAGRSLQTRKSICVLSHWPFFDVFRKFLMFIYRYSISGPHVLPLETHISHFMHNVPFPSPQRPRILVQMSPYDNLLLCRPVSSPLPLSGASFLTLLQNLGPDNAVALLVAVLTEQKLLIHSLRPDVLTSVGEALVAMIFPLRWQCPYIPLCPLALADVLCAPVPFIVGIHSSYFDLYEPPRDVIFVDLDTNTIFQSEERKLLSPRSLPRRPCKVLLASLHSLSQQLDEMYSGPGEEASLELLLSDAEAARGRRAQLELEARAAFLRFMACALRGYRSFLRPIAPAPAPAGRDAGSLFALQGFLKSRERAYHRFYGQLLRTQLFTQFIEDCSFASDRDPCLEFFDTCVDKVQADLEKPEDAPLMELDDPRGGEHTVFITPPEQPAGPDGAELPARYRYDGFPTLRPELLEPPRDPLVAQLCQARSSAPSSPAPRRTKQEMKVAQRVAQKYSSVPDMWAKCLLGHCYGLWFLYLPTHVRAAPAKLRALQLAYEVLRKMEAHKVVLPDEVCYRILMQLCGQYGEPVLSVRVLLEMKRAGIVPNTITYGYYNKAVLESKWPAGTQGGRLRWAKLRNVVLGAAQFRQPLRQRERRAAAATAAPPGGRAPPAPRPSLQRQTTWAGRSLRDTPPAPRLVKSGSLSFPGGTHGEGGRGGPREPLTTRSPALPAAPAPLPPRLRGPPGSADGSLSDVSFATDESDRADEGPAGAGGPAGNTPRRGLAAKLQQLLSPGKRPSLRPAASTELPAGARDACPRRGSEQRDGEPPQRRSPAETLLRPRERPESTASESSVSLGSELDLSDTSVGSAGVPKSSEPPADGAAGQEPPAVEVLLSSCSRCQGCGALVYDEEVMAGWTSDDSNLNTTCPFCGRSFVPFLSIEIQDFQLPPSSAEDDSLPPPAAQGPVLSDRRRCLALDEAEPELCNGYPDTAVPRRSERVAFAYLSPLVLRKELESLVENEGGEFLAQPELVDSHPIIYWNLVWYFQRLGLPSNLPRLLLGSQHVTPTPQAQPPDSPCVRVRLLWDVLAPEPDSCPPLHVLWRLHSNVPTRLRSWRPHGHHPFSLAFMEAVLNHVGLNDVHKAITLFLETLAAPGAPRHLQRSIYREILFLMLAALGRDHTDIAAFDKKYKSAYNKLAGSLGKEELRRRRVQPPSSKAIDCRKSFGATLEC, encoded by the exons ATGTCGGACGAGAAGCCCCCGCAGCTGGTGGACTACTTTGTGGTGGCCGGACTGACGGACACCTCGCGGCCGCTGGAGGAGGACAACCAGCAGCATCGCCTGGCCCGTCCCAGCGAGCCCATCACCGACGTGGCCGTCATCATCCGCTCGCAGGGCGAGGAGGTGCCCCACGGTTTCACCTGCATCGAGAGCACCACCTCAGGCCACCCCGTCGACCTCAACGCCGGGCTGCTCAACAACCCCCAGATGTTCATATGCTACAAGCGGGGTCGGGACAAGCCCCCCCTCATCGAGCTGGG GGTGCACTACGAGGGCAAGGACCGCCCGAAGCCGGGCTATAAGATCCTGGACACGACGCCCTACAGCCGCTCGGCCAACCTCAATTCGGGGGGGCCGGGACACCAACGCACCTTCCTGACGTATCGGCGAGCGGCTGAGCCCCATGGCCACAACACGCTGGGGGTCACCGATATCTGCCTCGTTATGCCCAGCAAGGGCGAGAGCACCCCCCACACCTTCTGCCGGGTGGACAAGAACCTCAACACCAGCATG TGGGGCCCCGCCGTGTTCCTGTGCTACAAAATCGCCATGGCCAAGGCCAACACGCTGGTCTACGAAGCAG GGCTGCTGGGACGTTACCCGGAGCAGGACAGCGAGTCCTTTCCCCTGCCCGAATCGGTGCCCGTCTTCTGCCTCCCCATGGGGGCCACCATCGAGAGCTGGCCGGCCGACACCAAGTACCCGCTGCCCGTCTTCTCCACCTTCGTGCTGACCGGCGCCTCGGGCGACAAG GTGTACGGGGCGGCCATCCAGTTCCACGAGGCGTTTCCCCGGGAGCGGCTGTCGGAGAAGCAGAGCCTGCGCCTGGGGCTGCTGAGCGTGGTGGACCGACGGCCCGTGGCCGGCCGCTCGCTGCAGACCCGCAAGAGCATCTGCGTCCTCTCCCACTGGCCTTTCTTCGACGTCTTCCGCAAGTTCCTCATGTTTATCTACCGCTACTCCATCTCGGGGCCCCACGTGCTGCCCCTCGAGAC gcacaTCTCGCACTTCATGCACAACGTCCCCTTCCCGTCCCCGCAGCGGCCGCGCATCCTGGTCCAG ATGTCCCCGTATGACAACCTGCTGCTGTGCCGGCCCGTGTCCTCCCCGCTGCCGCTCAG cgGCGCCAGCTTCCTGACGCTGCTGCAGAACCTGGGCCCCGACAACGCGGTGGCGCTGCTGGTGGCCGTGCTGACCGAGCAGAAGCTGCTCATCCACTCCCTGCGCCCCGACGTCCTGACCAGCGTGGGCGAAGCCCTGGTGGCG ATGATCTTCCCCCTGCGCTGGCAGTGCCCCTACATCCCGCTGTGCCCGCTGGCGCTGGCTGACGTGCTGTGTGCCCCCGTGCCCTTCATTGTAGGCATCCACTCCAGCTACTTCGACCTCTACGAGCCCCCCAGGGACGTCATCTTCGTCGACCTCGACACCAACACCATCTTCCA GAGCGAGGAACGCAAACTGCTGtccccccgctccctgccccgccGGCCCTGCAAGGTGCTGCTGGCCTCGCTGCACAgcctctcccagcagctggaTGAGA TGTACAGCGGGCCGGGGGAGGAGGCGtcgctggagctgctgctgagcgaCGCGGAGGCGGCGCGGGGTCGGCGGGcgcagctggagctggaggcGCGGGCGGCTTTCCTGCGCTTCATGGCGTGCGCCCTGCGCGGTTACCGCTCCTTCCTGCGCCCCATCGCCCCAgcgcccgccccggccggccGCGACGCCGGCAGCCTCTTCGCCTTGCAGG GGTTCCTCAAGTCCCGGGAGCGGGCGTACCACCGGTTTTACGGGCAGCTGCTCCGCACCCAGCTCTTCACCCAGTTCATCGAGGACTGCTCCTTCGCCAGCGACCGAGACCCCTGCCTCGAGTTTTTCGACACCTGCGTGGATAAG gtgcaggcGGACCTGGAGAAGCCGGAGGACGCCCCGCTGATGGAGCTGGACGACCCGCGGGGGGGCGAGCACACCGTCTTCATCACCCCCCCCGAGCAGCCGGCGGGTCCCGACGGTGCCGAGCTGCCCGCGCGATACCG ctatGACGGGTTCCCCACCCTGCGCCCCGAGCTCCTGGAGCCCCCCCGGGACCCGCTGGTGGCCCAGCTGTGCCAGGCCAGGAGCAGTGCCCCCAGTAGCCCGGCCCCACGCAGGACCAAGCAG GAGATGAAGGTGGCCCAGCGCGTGGCCCAGAAGTACTCCTCGGTACCCGACATGTGGGCCAAGTGCCTGCTGGGGCACTGCTACGGGCTCTGGTTCCTCTACCTGCCCACCCACGTCCGCGCCGCCCCTGCCAAGCTGCGGGCGCTCCAGCTCGCCTACGAGGTCCTGCGCAAGATGGAGGCTCACAAAGTGGTGCTGCCGGACGAG GTCTGCTACCGCATCCTGATGCAGCTCTGCGGGCAGTATGGCGAGCCGGTGCTGTCGGTGcgggtgctgctggagatgaaGCGCGCCGGCATCGTGCCCAACACCATCACCTACGGCTACTACAacaag gCGGTGCTGGAGAGCAAGTGGCCGGCGGGCACCCAGGGCGGGCGCCTGCGTTGGGCCAAGCTCCGCAACGTGGTGCTGGGGGCCGCCCAGTTTCGGCAGCCCCTGAGACAGCGGGAAcgccgggccgccgccgccaccgccgcaCCCCCAG GCGGCCGAGCCCCCCCGGCGCCCCGTCCCAGCCTGCAGCGGCAGACCACCTGGGCCGGGCGCAGCCTGCGGgacacccccccggccccccggctGGTGAAGAGCGGCAGCCTCAGCTTCCCCGGCGGCACCCACGGtgaggggggccggggggggccaAGGGAGCCCCTGACTACCCGCTCCCCCGCTcttcccgcagccccggccccgctgcccccccggcTGCGGGGTCCCCCCGGCTCTGCCGACGGGAGCCTGTCGGACGTCAGCTTCGCCACGGATGAGAGCGACCGGGCGGACGAGGGGCCGGCGGGTGCCGGGGGGCCGGCGGGGAACACGCCGCGCCGGGGGCTGGCGGCcaaactgcagcagctgctgtccccCGGCAAGCGACCCTCGCTCCGCCCGGCAGCCAGCACCGAGCTCCCCGCCGGCGCCCGGGACGCCTGCCCGCGCCGGGGCTCCGAGCAGCGGGACGGGGAGCCCCCGCAACGCCGCAGCCCCGCCGAGACCCTGCTGCGCCCACGGGAGCGCCCCGAATCCACCGCTTCCGAG AGCTCCGTCTCGCTGGGCAGCGAGTTGGACCTGTCCGACACGTCGGTGGGCAGCGCCGGCGTTCCCAAATCCTCCGAGCCGCCGGCCGATGGGGCGGCCGGGCAGGAGCCTCCCGCCGTGGAG GTCCTGCTGTCCAGCTGCTCGCGGTGCCAGGGCTGCGGCGCGCTGGTGTACGACGAGGAGGTGATGGCCGGCTGGACCTCCGACGACTCCAACCTCAACACCACCTGCCCCTTCTGCGGCCGCTCCTTCGTCCCCTTCCTCAGCATCGAGATCCAGGACTTCCAGCTGCCCCCCAG CTCCGCCGAGGACgactccctccctcctcccgccgcGCAGGGACCGGTGCTCAGCGACCGCCGACGCTGCCTGGCACTGGATGAGGCCGAACCGGAGCTCTGCAACGGCTACCCGGACACGGCG GTGCCGCGACGGTCGGAACGGGTGGCTTTCGCCTACCTGAGCCCGTTGGTGCTGCGGAAGGAGCTGGAAAGTTTGGTGGAGAACGAAGGGGGCGAGTTCCTGGCGCAGCCGGAGCTGGTGGACAGTCACCCCATCATCTACTGGAACCTGGTCTGGTACTTCCAGCGCCTGGGGCTGCCCAGCAACCTCCCCCGCCTGCTCCTGGGCTCCCAGCACGTCACCCCCACCCCGCAG GCGCAACCCCCCGACTCCCCCTGCGTGCGCGTTCGGCTGCTCTGGGACGTCCTGGCCCCCGAACCCGACAGCTGCCCCCCGCTCCACGTCCTCTGGCGGCTTCACA GTAACGTCCCCACCCGGCTGCGGTCCTGGCGGCCCCACGGCCACCACCCCTTCTCGCTGGCCTTCATGGAAGCCGTGCTGAACCACGTGGGGCTCAACGACGTGCACAAAGCCATCACCCTCTTCCTCGAGACGCTGGCGGCCCCGGGCGCCCCCCGACACCTGCAGAG GAGCATCTACCGGGAAATCCTCTTCCTCATGCTGGCGGCGCTGGGCAGGGACCACACGGACATCG CCGCCTTCGACAAGAAGTACAAGTCGGCGTACAACAAGCTGGCGGGGAGCCTGGGCAAGGAGgagctgcggcggcggcgggtgcagccccccagctccaAAGCCATCGACTGCCGCAAGAGCTTCGGGGCCACCCTCGAGTGCTAG
- the DENND4B gene encoding DENN domain-containing protein 4B isoform X2: MSDEKPPQLVDYFVVAGLTDTSRPLEEDNQQHRLARPSEPITDVAVIIRSQGEEVPHGFTCIESTTSGHPVDLNAGLLNNPQMFICYKRGRDKPPLIELGVHYEGKDRPKPGYKILDTTPYSRSANLNSGGPGHQRTFLTYRRAAEPHGHNTLGVTDICLVMPSKGESTPHTFCRVDKNLNTSMWGPAVFLCYKIAMAKANTLVYEAGLLGRYPEQDSESFPLPESVPVFCLPMGATIESWPADTKYPLPVFSTFVLTGASGDKVYGAAIQFHEAFPRERLSEKQSLRLGLLSVVDRRPVAGRSLQTRKSICVLSHWPFFDVFRKFLMFIYRYSISGPHVLPLETHISHFMHNVPFPSPQRPRILVQMSPYDNLLLCRPVSSPLPLSGASFLTLLQNLGPDNAVALLVAVLTEQKLLIHSLRPDVLTSVGEALVAMIFPLRWQCPYIPLCPLALADVLCAPVPFIVGIHSSYFDLYEPPRDVIFVDLDTNTIFQSEERKLLSPRSLPRRPCKVLLASLHSLSQQLDEMYSGPGEEASLELLLSDAEAARGRRAQLELEARAAFLRFMACALRGYRSFLRPIAPAPAPAGRDAGSLFALQGFLKSRERAYHRFYGQLLRTQLFTQFIEDCSFASDRDPCLEFFDTCVDKVQADLEKPEDAPLMELDDPRGGEHTVFITPPEQPAGPDGAELPARYRYDGFPTLRPELLEPPRDPLVAQLCQARSSAPSSPAPRRTKQEMKVAQRVAQKYSSVPDMWAKCLLGHCYGLWFLYLPTHVRAAPAKLRALQLAYEVLRKMEAHKVVLPDEVCYRILMQLCGQYGEPVLSVRVLLEMKRAGIVPNTITYGYYNKAVLESKWPAGTQGGRLRWAKLRNVVLGAAQFRQPLRQRERRAAAATAAPPAPAPLPPRLRGPPGSADGSLSDVSFATDESDRADEGPAGAGGPAGNTPRRGLAAKLQQLLSPGKRPSLRPAASTELPAGARDACPRRGSEQRDGEPPQRRSPAETLLRPRERPESTASESSVSLGSELDLSDTSVGSAGVPKSSEPPADGAAGQEPPAVEVLLSSCSRCQGCGALVYDEEVMAGWTSDDSNLNTTCPFCGRSFVPFLSIEIQDFQLPPSSAEDDSLPPPAAQGPVLSDRRRCLALDEAEPELCNGYPDTAVPRRSERVAFAYLSPLVLRKELESLVENEGGEFLAQPELVDSHPIIYWNLVWYFQRLGLPSNLPRLLLGSQHVTPTPQAQPPDSPCVRVRLLWDVLAPEPDSCPPLHVLWRLHSNVPTRLRSWRPHGHHPFSLAFMEAVLNHVGLNDVHKAITLFLETLAAPGAPRHLQRSIYREILFLMLAALGRDHTDIAAFDKKYKSAYNKLAGSLGKEELRRRRVQPPSSKAIDCRKSFGATLEC, translated from the exons ATGTCGGACGAGAAGCCCCCGCAGCTGGTGGACTACTTTGTGGTGGCCGGACTGACGGACACCTCGCGGCCGCTGGAGGAGGACAACCAGCAGCATCGCCTGGCCCGTCCCAGCGAGCCCATCACCGACGTGGCCGTCATCATCCGCTCGCAGGGCGAGGAGGTGCCCCACGGTTTCACCTGCATCGAGAGCACCACCTCAGGCCACCCCGTCGACCTCAACGCCGGGCTGCTCAACAACCCCCAGATGTTCATATGCTACAAGCGGGGTCGGGACAAGCCCCCCCTCATCGAGCTGGG GGTGCACTACGAGGGCAAGGACCGCCCGAAGCCGGGCTATAAGATCCTGGACACGACGCCCTACAGCCGCTCGGCCAACCTCAATTCGGGGGGGCCGGGACACCAACGCACCTTCCTGACGTATCGGCGAGCGGCTGAGCCCCATGGCCACAACACGCTGGGGGTCACCGATATCTGCCTCGTTATGCCCAGCAAGGGCGAGAGCACCCCCCACACCTTCTGCCGGGTGGACAAGAACCTCAACACCAGCATG TGGGGCCCCGCCGTGTTCCTGTGCTACAAAATCGCCATGGCCAAGGCCAACACGCTGGTCTACGAAGCAG GGCTGCTGGGACGTTACCCGGAGCAGGACAGCGAGTCCTTTCCCCTGCCCGAATCGGTGCCCGTCTTCTGCCTCCCCATGGGGGCCACCATCGAGAGCTGGCCGGCCGACACCAAGTACCCGCTGCCCGTCTTCTCCACCTTCGTGCTGACCGGCGCCTCGGGCGACAAG GTGTACGGGGCGGCCATCCAGTTCCACGAGGCGTTTCCCCGGGAGCGGCTGTCGGAGAAGCAGAGCCTGCGCCTGGGGCTGCTGAGCGTGGTGGACCGACGGCCCGTGGCCGGCCGCTCGCTGCAGACCCGCAAGAGCATCTGCGTCCTCTCCCACTGGCCTTTCTTCGACGTCTTCCGCAAGTTCCTCATGTTTATCTACCGCTACTCCATCTCGGGGCCCCACGTGCTGCCCCTCGAGAC gcacaTCTCGCACTTCATGCACAACGTCCCCTTCCCGTCCCCGCAGCGGCCGCGCATCCTGGTCCAG ATGTCCCCGTATGACAACCTGCTGCTGTGCCGGCCCGTGTCCTCCCCGCTGCCGCTCAG cgGCGCCAGCTTCCTGACGCTGCTGCAGAACCTGGGCCCCGACAACGCGGTGGCGCTGCTGGTGGCCGTGCTGACCGAGCAGAAGCTGCTCATCCACTCCCTGCGCCCCGACGTCCTGACCAGCGTGGGCGAAGCCCTGGTGGCG ATGATCTTCCCCCTGCGCTGGCAGTGCCCCTACATCCCGCTGTGCCCGCTGGCGCTGGCTGACGTGCTGTGTGCCCCCGTGCCCTTCATTGTAGGCATCCACTCCAGCTACTTCGACCTCTACGAGCCCCCCAGGGACGTCATCTTCGTCGACCTCGACACCAACACCATCTTCCA GAGCGAGGAACGCAAACTGCTGtccccccgctccctgccccgccGGCCCTGCAAGGTGCTGCTGGCCTCGCTGCACAgcctctcccagcagctggaTGAGA TGTACAGCGGGCCGGGGGAGGAGGCGtcgctggagctgctgctgagcgaCGCGGAGGCGGCGCGGGGTCGGCGGGcgcagctggagctggaggcGCGGGCGGCTTTCCTGCGCTTCATGGCGTGCGCCCTGCGCGGTTACCGCTCCTTCCTGCGCCCCATCGCCCCAgcgcccgccccggccggccGCGACGCCGGCAGCCTCTTCGCCTTGCAGG GGTTCCTCAAGTCCCGGGAGCGGGCGTACCACCGGTTTTACGGGCAGCTGCTCCGCACCCAGCTCTTCACCCAGTTCATCGAGGACTGCTCCTTCGCCAGCGACCGAGACCCCTGCCTCGAGTTTTTCGACACCTGCGTGGATAAG gtgcaggcGGACCTGGAGAAGCCGGAGGACGCCCCGCTGATGGAGCTGGACGACCCGCGGGGGGGCGAGCACACCGTCTTCATCACCCCCCCCGAGCAGCCGGCGGGTCCCGACGGTGCCGAGCTGCCCGCGCGATACCG ctatGACGGGTTCCCCACCCTGCGCCCCGAGCTCCTGGAGCCCCCCCGGGACCCGCTGGTGGCCCAGCTGTGCCAGGCCAGGAGCAGTGCCCCCAGTAGCCCGGCCCCACGCAGGACCAAGCAG GAGATGAAGGTGGCCCAGCGCGTGGCCCAGAAGTACTCCTCGGTACCCGACATGTGGGCCAAGTGCCTGCTGGGGCACTGCTACGGGCTCTGGTTCCTCTACCTGCCCACCCACGTCCGCGCCGCCCCTGCCAAGCTGCGGGCGCTCCAGCTCGCCTACGAGGTCCTGCGCAAGATGGAGGCTCACAAAGTGGTGCTGCCGGACGAG GTCTGCTACCGCATCCTGATGCAGCTCTGCGGGCAGTATGGCGAGCCGGTGCTGTCGGTGcgggtgctgctggagatgaaGCGCGCCGGCATCGTGCCCAACACCATCACCTACGGCTACTACAacaag gCGGTGCTGGAGAGCAAGTGGCCGGCGGGCACCCAGGGCGGGCGCCTGCGTTGGGCCAAGCTCCGCAACGTGGTGCTGGGGGCCGCCCAGTTTCGGCAGCCCCTGAGACAGCGGGAAcgccgggccgccgccgccaccgccgcaCCCCCAG ccccggccccgctgcccccccggcTGCGGGGTCCCCCCGGCTCTGCCGACGGGAGCCTGTCGGACGTCAGCTTCGCCACGGATGAGAGCGACCGGGCGGACGAGGGGCCGGCGGGTGCCGGGGGGCCGGCGGGGAACACGCCGCGCCGGGGGCTGGCGGCcaaactgcagcagctgctgtccccCGGCAAGCGACCCTCGCTCCGCCCGGCAGCCAGCACCGAGCTCCCCGCCGGCGCCCGGGACGCCTGCCCGCGCCGGGGCTCCGAGCAGCGGGACGGGGAGCCCCCGCAACGCCGCAGCCCCGCCGAGACCCTGCTGCGCCCACGGGAGCGCCCCGAATCCACCGCTTCCGAG AGCTCCGTCTCGCTGGGCAGCGAGTTGGACCTGTCCGACACGTCGGTGGGCAGCGCCGGCGTTCCCAAATCCTCCGAGCCGCCGGCCGATGGGGCGGCCGGGCAGGAGCCTCCCGCCGTGGAG GTCCTGCTGTCCAGCTGCTCGCGGTGCCAGGGCTGCGGCGCGCTGGTGTACGACGAGGAGGTGATGGCCGGCTGGACCTCCGACGACTCCAACCTCAACACCACCTGCCCCTTCTGCGGCCGCTCCTTCGTCCCCTTCCTCAGCATCGAGATCCAGGACTTCCAGCTGCCCCCCAG CTCCGCCGAGGACgactccctccctcctcccgccgcGCAGGGACCGGTGCTCAGCGACCGCCGACGCTGCCTGGCACTGGATGAGGCCGAACCGGAGCTCTGCAACGGCTACCCGGACACGGCG GTGCCGCGACGGTCGGAACGGGTGGCTTTCGCCTACCTGAGCCCGTTGGTGCTGCGGAAGGAGCTGGAAAGTTTGGTGGAGAACGAAGGGGGCGAGTTCCTGGCGCAGCCGGAGCTGGTGGACAGTCACCCCATCATCTACTGGAACCTGGTCTGGTACTTCCAGCGCCTGGGGCTGCCCAGCAACCTCCCCCGCCTGCTCCTGGGCTCCCAGCACGTCACCCCCACCCCGCAG GCGCAACCCCCCGACTCCCCCTGCGTGCGCGTTCGGCTGCTCTGGGACGTCCTGGCCCCCGAACCCGACAGCTGCCCCCCGCTCCACGTCCTCTGGCGGCTTCACA GTAACGTCCCCACCCGGCTGCGGTCCTGGCGGCCCCACGGCCACCACCCCTTCTCGCTGGCCTTCATGGAAGCCGTGCTGAACCACGTGGGGCTCAACGACGTGCACAAAGCCATCACCCTCTTCCTCGAGACGCTGGCGGCCCCGGGCGCCCCCCGACACCTGCAGAG GAGCATCTACCGGGAAATCCTCTTCCTCATGCTGGCGGCGCTGGGCAGGGACCACACGGACATCG CCGCCTTCGACAAGAAGTACAAGTCGGCGTACAACAAGCTGGCGGGGAGCCTGGGCAAGGAGgagctgcggcggcggcgggtgcagccccccagctccaAAGCCATCGACTGCCGCAAGAGCTTCGGGGCCACCCTCGAGTGCTAG